In the Pristiophorus japonicus isolate sPriJap1 chromosome 5, sPriJap1.hap1, whole genome shotgun sequence genome, one interval contains:
- the LOC139264182 gene encoding fucolectin-like has product MSACGTIGLSKDKKTFSFDCKGRVGQYVNIVIPGGGKILTLCEVDIRGSKESGSENNVALKGTATQCATAYSGDASRAIDGNANTKWGGNSCTHTPAQKDPWWRVDLKDTYRVSTVTITNRADCCSERLSGAEIRIGSSLENNGNSNPL; this is encoded by the exons atgtcggc atgtggaacgatCGGCTTGAGTAAGGATAAAAAAACATTCTCATTTGACTGCAAAGGAAGGGTGGGTCAATATGTGAATATCGTCATCCCAGGAGGAGGAAAAATCCTGACCCTTTGTGAGGTTGATATCCGTGGGTCAAAGGAGAGCGGATCTG AGAACAATGTCGCACTGAAGGGGACTGCGACCCAGTGTGCCACAGCTTACTCGGGAGATGCTTCTCGAGCCATTGACGGCAATGCAAACACAAAATGGGGCGGGAATTCGTGCACGCACACCCCCGCACAGAAAGACCCGTGGTGGAGAGTGGATTTAAAGGACACGTACCGCGTGTCTACAGTGACCATCACTAACAGAGCCGACTGCTGCTCGGAACGGCTGTCGGGAGCCGAGATTCGCATCGGGAGCTCGCTGGAGAATAACGGAAATTCCAACCCACTGTAA